GGATGCCGAGGCGATCGGGGGCGATGGTGACCATCGTGGTACTCCTTCGGTTGAGGAGCATCCCGGTGGAGCTGCACGATACGATCGGTGTGGGCCTTGATCGCTGCTCACGCAGCCCCGCTTGCGGGAGACTCAGGGTTGTCGGCGGTCCGGGTGTTGGCGCATCCGGGCCGCCGCTTACTACTCAGGGCACGGGCCCCGACGACCCGTCGCCGCCCGGAAAGTTCATCCGGGCCAGCAATAGGAAGAATGTGGCGACGGTTGCGACGATGGCCAGCCATGACCAGCGGAAGCCGACTCCGAGGCTCAGTGCGACGAAGGCCGCGATCCCGACGGTCACCAGGGTCATCGTGTAGATGCCGAACCGGGCTGCGGCGGCGGGGTCCTGGGTGAACCGATCGGTGCCGGCGACGTCACGGCTCGCCTCGAGGACCCACGCCTTGCTGCGGTTGGTCTGGGTGAGGCCGCACCACGCCAGGCCGGCGACTCCGGCGATCAGCAACACGCCGGCGACGATTGCGAGGGCGAGGACGTCGCGGTGGAACGCGTAGGTTGCGGCGAGTGCGCATCCAGCCGCAGCCAAGCCGCTGGCGACACCCCACGCGATCGCGCGATCGCGCGGCGCGGGGTAGTGGATCGTCGTCTCCTGGCGCAACGCGTCGGCGGTGGCCGCGGCGACGACGGCTCCGAGCATCACGGCGGCGGCGATCATCGGCCACAGCGCGGTCCCGGTCACCCGCATGGCGCCCAGCACCAGGACCACGAGGGCCACGCCCCCGGCAATGCAGAGCAGAGCCGTCCGGAGGATGTACCGCTGATCCGGTCGAACCCGTTGACGTGCCCAGGTCGACGCGGCGCGCGACCCCGGGTTATCTGCTCCGCGATCGTCGGCGACGACCGTGTCGATCAGCGCCGGGATGTCGCCGAGTTCGTCGAAGGCCATCTGCGCGGCAGCCGATGCCTCGGCGCCCCCGGACTCCAGTTCGGCGCTGCGAGCGATCAGACTGGCCCGCAACTCCTCCTTGAGGTCCTGCAGGTCGGGGGTCATCGCAGTATCGGCAAAGGCGCGGTCCAACAACACGTGGATGGTCGGCTCAATGGTCATCGTCGCTCCTAGGGGAGGGGAGGTCGAGAAGGGTGTTGATGATGCGCTCGGTGACCTGCCAGGCTGTGACGTTGCGCTGGTAGACCGCACGGCCGGCATCGGTGATCCGGTAGTACTTGCGACGCCCGCCCTGGCTCTCTTCACCCCAGTAGGCCTCGACCAGGCCGTCGCGCACGAGGCGGCGGAAGGTCGCGTACAACGTGGCCTCTTTGATCTCGGCGGCACCGCCGGCGGCGTCGCGAATCGTCTTGTGGATTTCGAAGCCGTAGCGATCGGTGGTGCGCAGGACGCCGAGCACGATCGTGTCGGTGTGCCCGCGCAGCAGATCGGCGGCGAACGCGTCGCCGCCGATCTCGGGTGTCCGATTGCCGCTCACCCATATTACTGTATCAGATCTAGTAATAGATCAGGAACAGTGCGCCGAACCCAGAACCCGGGCGACGACGAGCGCGCCGACGAAGCCGAGCAACGCGCACCAGCCGGCCGGGGTGCCCAGGCTCATCTTGGCCATCACCAGGATCGAGATGCCGGCCAGGCAGACCAGGACGCCCATCGCCGTCGACCGGGCACCCGTGGCGCGCACGCCCTCGTCCCACCACGGCAGCCGACGGTGCTCGGCGGGCAGCAGCAGCACGAACAGCAGTGACATCACACCGGCGAACAGCCCGGCGCGCACGGCCATCAGCAGCCAGAAGTCGTGCTGCCCGTAGGGCGAGTAGGCGTCGAGGCCGACGACGTGCAGCGCGAGGATGGTCGCGACGATGGCCGGGATATGCCACAGGTACAGCGTCATCGCGCCGCCGTTGCCGATCGCGGTCCACCGCCACACCCGCGGGCGCTGAGCCCACCGTCGGATGGACCCGGCGGCCGCGACGAAGAGCAGGCTCATCCACACGCAGTGCAAGCCGAGGACCAGTGTGGGCGGGGTGACGTTGGAGAGCTTCTCGTCACCGGTGACCACGAGGGACACCTCGTACGGGCCGACGACGACGAGGAGGGCGTTCACCGCGAGGGCGGCGGCGGCAATGCCCAGCGCCCATGTCGTGGTGATGGCGCGACGCGCGTAGCCGACGCCGATCACCGCCGGGATCAGCCACACGGCAAGGAAGTTCGGCAGGCCGTAGGCGATGACGCCGTAGTGGATGCGCGCGGCGTCGCACACCGCGGCAACCGTCAGCAGGGCGACGACGAGACCGGCGTAGGCACCGGGACGCGTCAGACGCGTCACGGCCGGCACGCAGG
This genomic interval from Gordonia sp. X0973 contains the following:
- a CDS encoding acyltransferase, coding for MSLDNLPPSVSDRPARGAAPLLRRMFPSADRVAAGTPAERDRAVDVARIVSLLVVMFGHCTFVLATITASHLQVGNLLGTMPALQPLTWVLQIMPLFFLAGAASAAYGLDRPGADQPWGAWLFSRSQRLARPVFWYLAAWSAALGATALIAGPTTAARLGEQCVALLWFIGVYLVILACVPAVTRLTRPGAYAGLVVALLTVAAVCDAARIHYGVIAYGLPNFLAVWLIPAVIGVGYARRAITTTWALGIAAAALAVNALLVVVGPYEVSLVVTGDEKLSNVTPPTLVLGLHCVWMSLLFVAAAGSIRRWAQRPRVWRWTAIGNGGAMTLYLWHIPAIVATILALHVVGLDAYSPYGQHDFWLLMAVRAGLFAGVMSLLFVLLLPAEHRRLPWWDEGVRATGARSTAMGVLVCLAGISILVMAKMSLGTPAGWCALLGFVGALVVARVLGSAHCS
- a CDS encoding PadR family transcriptional regulator, with the translated sequence MSGNRTPEIGGDAFAADLLRGHTDTIVLGVLRTTDRYGFEIHKTIRDAAGGAAEIKEATLYATFRRLVRDGLVEAYWGEESQGGRRKYYRITDAGRAVYQRNVTAWQVTERIINTLLDLPSPRSDDDH